The following coding sequences lie in one Cannabis sativa cultivar Pink pepper isolate KNU-18-1 chromosome 5, ASM2916894v1, whole genome shotgun sequence genomic window:
- the LOC133038109 gene encoding uncharacterized protein LOC133038109, with protein MEFEFHMRELDNLDKRIRPYLEKIGHEKWSRYHSENNRYSTMTSNIAEALNSANLAARETPVTTLMECLRAQMQEWTYNNRKEAQKCTTRLTPSSEKKLIGNYVQSLRLTVKPANQNLFEVIDEDRTRIVNLKEKTCTCNRFQKDEMPCNHAVAVMKDLNINTYNYCAQYYTSKVWLQTYEETKIPDWKRKRMGTSRIF; from the exons ATGGAGTTTGAATTCCATATGAGGGAGCTAGACAACTTGGATAAGCGCATAAGACCGTACCTGGAAAAAATTGGCCATGAAAAATGGTCAAGGTATCATTCAGAAAACAACAG GTACTCTACCATGACATCAAACATAGCTGAGGCACTGAACTCAGCAAATTTAGCAGCAAGGGAAACACCAGTGACAACATTAATGGAGTGCTTGAGGGCACAAATGCAAGAGTGGACATACAATAATAGAAAGGAGGCACAAAAATGCACAACAAGGCTGACACCATCATCTGAGAAAAAACTCATAGGGAACTATGTACAGTCATTGCGACTAACA GTGAAACCAGCAAACCAAAACCTGTTTGAGGTGATAGATGAAGACAGAACAAGAATAGTAAACTTGAAGGAGAAGACGTGCACATGCAATAGATTTCAAAAAGATGAAATGCCATGTAACCATGCAGTCGCCGTCATGAAGGACTTgaacataaacacatacaactaCTGTGCACAATACTACACATCAAAAGTATGGCTGCAAACATATGAAGAAACAAAGATACCCGATTGGAAACGTAAGAGAATGGGAACTTCCAGAATTTTTTGA
- the LOC133037785 gene encoding uncharacterized protein LOC133037785, producing the protein MSSDGIGGDSCKQISVSENVEVTDRRLVCFEMGATGLNVDSNIELEDDPIPVEETPLVDKRKSKKPIALTSPFMEYDSSISSSKDGSGYGVVKYVAGLCPLDDKIGEDVEHKDENDFDLWLGEGRRSKKDP; encoded by the exons ATGTCTTCAGATGGAATTGGTGGTGATTCTTGTAAACAGATTTCAGTTTCTGAAAATGTTGAGGTTACGGATCGTCGTCTTGTTTGTTTtgag atggGTGCAACAGGTCTCAATGTTGATTCTAACATTGAACTTGAAGATGACCCAATTCCCGTTGAAGAAACTCCTCTTGTTGACAAGAGGAAATCTAAGAAACCCATAGCGCTGACGTCTCCGTTTATGGAGTATGACTCTTCCATTTCTAGTTCTAAAGATGGTTCTGGTTATGGAGTTGTTAAGTATGTGGCTGGGTTGTGTCCTCTCGATGATAAGATTGGTGAAGATGTAGAACATAAAGACGAGAATGATTTTGACTTGTGGCTTGGTGAAGGACGCCGATCGAAGAAAGAtccgtaa
- the LOC133037784 gene encoding uncharacterized protein LOC133037784, giving the protein MFSKTCFGHFLNLPDFKVQPQVFHGLLLREVQQPNDAELWVMIRGVRLRFSIEEFALITGLDCEGDCSVLDFKQDVNSLCEKYWPTSSSITKESVRECFTTKRWGDSDEDAVKLAVLYFVEWFLLSGTKHKNVPKSILDVVDSGRYNEFAWGRSSFELTISSLKGKLDSWVEGVRKARSSGKRPSVFYTLIGCPHVLQIWFYECCKYMKGKYCQKENSRIPRITQWTCNSQPTFKVLKTTIFDVSKDKLQLSNMRPTAGEFKALKLSSFKFDTDYNSYKSLPVPEQPTVAQSDISVKLDAFSEKFDGLEVKIDLLHTSQQKISSDLVELKEFVSAQFVSFGAQMASMQTQFSTVFADSYAKDKGSDSSNDDDGSGDEADFDLNESEETDDNEEENVMGDEEGEGSEGEEKDGQADEDSDSKEKNDKGSDDESTDSEEKVDK; this is encoded by the exons ATGTTTTCCAAAACCTGTTTTGGACATTTCCTTAACCTTCCTGATTTTAAAGTTCAACCCCAAGTGTTTCATGGGTTGTTGCTCCGGGAGGTTCAGCAACCTAATGATGCTGAGTTATGGGTAATGATACGCGGTGTTAGGCTTAGGTTTAGCATTGAGGAGTTTGCTTTGATTACTGGGTTAGACTGTGAAGGTGACTGTAGTGTTTTAGATTTTAAGCAAGACGTTAATAGTCTTTGTGAAAAATATTGGCCAACTTCGTCCTCTATCACTAAGGAATCTGTTAGGGAatgttttaccaccaagaggtggGGTGATTCTGATGAGGATGCTGTGAAGTTGGCAGTTTTGTATTTTGTGGAGTGGTTCTTGCTTAGTGGCACTAAGCATAAAAATGTACCTAAGTCTATTTTAGATGTTGTAGATAGTGGGAGGTACAATGAATTTGCTTGGGGCCGGAGTTCTTTTGAATTGACTATTTCCTCATTGAAGGGTAAGCTTGATAGTTGGGTTGAGGGTGTTAGGAAGGCAAGGAGTTCGGGAAAGAGGCCGAGTGTTTTTTACACTTTGATTGGTTGTCCTCATGTTCTTCAAATTTGGTTCTACGAGTGTTGTAAGTACATGAAAGGTAAGTACTGCCAAAAGGAAAACTCTCGTATTCCAAGGATCACTCAGTGGACATGCAATAGTCAGCCTACTTTCAAAGTTTTGAAGACTACTATTTTTGATGTTTCCAAAGATAAG CTGCAACTTTCAAATATGAGGCCCACGGCtggtgagttcaaagctttgaaactGAGCAGTTTCAAGTTTGACACTGACTACAACTCTTACAAGAGTCTTCCTGTTCCCGAACAGCCAACTGTTGCTCAGAGTGACATTTCTGTCAAGCTTGATGCTTTTTCTGAGAAATTTGATGGGTTGGAGGTCAAGATCGATTTGTTGCATACTTCCCAGCAGAAGATTTCatctgatttggttgagttgaaAGAGTTTGTGTCTGCACAGTTTGTTTCTTTTGGTGCTCAGATGGCTTCAATGCAGACACAGTTTTCTACTGTTTTTGCCGATTCCTATGCCAAg GACAAAGGCAGTGACTCTTCCAATGATGATGATGGAAGTGGTGATGAAGCAGATTTTGATTTAAATGAATCTGAAGAAACTGATGACAATGAAGAAGAGAATGTTATGGGTGATGAAGAAGGTGAGGGTAGTGAAGGTGAAGAGAAGGATGGTCAAGCTGATGAAGATTCtgactcaaaagaaaaaaatgataaggGCAGTGATGATGAATCCACTGATAGTGAGGAGAAGGTAGATAAGTAG
- the LOC133037786 gene encoding uncharacterized protein LOC133037786, which translates to MATTRSGSKSPSPAKKLSKKSKKPPTVTSKVEAKMGLKKIAKNLVGDVPETSGTKKRALPVKADAHKPKRAKISKSARDVSSDSDFEDEVHAEDQKPKVKSKVI; encoded by the exons atggCAACCACTAGAAGTGGTTCGAAATCACCATCTCCGGCGAAGAAACTTTCTAAAAAATCGAAGAAGCCTCCAACTGTTACTTCCAAAGTCGAAGCTAAGATggggttaaaaaaaattgctaaaaattTAGTGGGTGATGTTCCAGAGACATCGGGCACTAAGAAAAGAGCCCTTCCAGTTAAGGCCGATGCTCATAAGCCTAAGAGAGCAAAAATTTCCAAGTCTGCACGCGAT GTTTCCTCAGATTCTGATTTTGAGGATGAAGTGCATGCTGAGGACCAAAAGCCTAAAGTTAAATCGAAGGTAATTTAA
- the LOC133038110 gene encoding uncharacterized protein LOC133038110: MSVFLIPQEVTRDIEGLMSKFWWQSSNNSPKGIYWMSWKKLCKHKSKGGMGFRNLRSFNLALLEKQGCRLLTKPEMLVSRIFKARYYPRGTFFTAEIGNNPSYVWRSVLEARQFLTHGVCWSIGDGISISVLGEPWLPDTQNPFVSSSHPALDGSGWDEDIVADLFDQRDQNLILAIPMHHGHGRDNITWNGSATVDNFWKKFWALKLPPKMKNMPGGETIYHALVVCPAAELCLNRVGIDADQKKFLVALCWSIWNARNDKVWNNKVSSVESDGAEQWQPPHGDSIKVNVDAAIFADTNQFGFGFVVRNSQGLFMEGVTKLFNGSATPEFVEALGVKESWIKRNQPCHAILETDCLVFIQALRSSIEMISMFGQVVNDCKALFKKLKNIIFFIRRSANKVAHKFARASLFYLDCNFNLGSVPVDLLPSLVVEFNG; encoded by the exons ATGAGTGTGTTCTTAATCCCGCAAGAGGTTACAAGAGATATTGAAGGCTTGATGTCCAAGTTCTGGTGGCAATCTTCGAACAACTCTCCTAAAGGTATTTATTGGATGTCTTGGAAAAAGCTTTGCAAACATAAATCTAAAGGAGGCATGGGTTTTCGAAATTTGAGAAGTTTTAATTTGGCTCTTTTGGAAAAGCAAGGTTGTCGACTCCTCACAAAACCTGAAATGCTTGTCTCGAGAATTTTTAAAGCAAGGTATTATCCACGTGGTACTTTTTTCACTGCTGAAATTGGTAATAACCCCAGCTATGTTTGGCGTAGTGTTCTTGAAGCTCGTCAATTTCTGACTCATGGTGTTTGTTGGTCTATTGGAGATGGCATTTCTATTTCGGTCCTTGGTGAACCTTGGCTACCCGACACTCAAAATCCTTTTGTTTCATCTTCACATCCAGCTCTTGATGGGTCGGGTTGGGACGAAGATATAGTTGCTGATTTGTTTGATCAGCGTGATCAAAATCTGATCCTTGCAATTCCTATGCATCATGGTCACGGTCGAGATAACATTACATGGAATG GCTCTGCTACTGTTGATAATTTCTGGAAGAAGTTTTGGGCTTTGAAGCTACCTCCGAAAATGAAAAACATG CCAGGAGGAGAGACAATATACCATGCTCTCGTGGTCTGTCCAGCTGCAGAACTCTGCTTGAACAGAGTTGGTATCG ATGCAGATCAGAAAAAGTTCTTGGTTGCTCTTTGTTGGTCAATATGGAATGCAAGGAATGACAAGGTTTGGAACAACAAAGTGTCAAGTGTGGAAA GTGACGGAGCTGAGCAGTGGCAGCCACCACATGGAGATAGCATTAAGGTTAATGTCGATGCCGCTATATTTGCCGACACAAATCAGTTTGGTTTTGGTTTTGTGGTTCGTAATTCACAAGGACTTTTCATGGAAGGAGTTACCAAGCTTTTTAATGGTTCGGCAACACCAGAATTTGTGGAAGCTTTGGGTGTAAAGGAAAGTTGGATCAAAAGAAATCAACCATGTCATGCTATCCTTGAAACCGACTGCTTAGTCTTTATCCAAGCCTTGCGTAGTTCAATTGAAATGATTTCCATGTTTGGTCAAGTGGTTAATGATTGTAAGGCGTTatttaaaaaacttaaaaatattatcttttttattagGCGATCAGCTAATAAAGTGGCTCATAAGTTTGCTAGAGCTTCTTTATTCTATCTTGATTGCAATTTCAATTTGGGGTCTGTCCCAGTTGATTTGTTACCTTCTTTGGTAGTTGAATTTAATGGTTAA